In one window of Amblyraja radiata isolate CabotCenter1 unplaced genomic scaffold, sAmbRad1.1.pri scaffold_501_ctg1, whole genome shotgun sequence DNA:
- the LOC116970065 gene encoding solute carrier family 43 member 3-like translates to MGRAVGDPRKTRMNVAVDVSETDGNTAEGRMKMDKEKFKEIEEKMREGIKEGVREKNMGVGAGSDEIESHEAQKETEGVLGEECGEMESERDDGSVDRVRNTADGPAQSTNAGDLQPSGPEGSLNNEKEEVVPSFRNCIFSSLFLTQLLWFSVIQMRIILFIGTINPMLDFLADGDPGQVSKFTNALGIIQLCGILCAPWNGLIFDRHKRRNKRLDTSGSAVSEKLADMQSAVLSLAITVTFSVAFTVCAAIPVLEVHYLTFILQTVNRAFLYGGLSTFIVITFPLCHYGKTLGMTLALAAVVSLLQYPCFILVNGPLQGNPLYVSIRLLRFL, encoded by the exons ATGGGAAGGGCAGTTGGGGACCCTAGAAAGACAAGGATGAATGTTGCGGTCGATGTATCAGAGACTGATGGAAATACCGCGGAAGGGAGGATGAAGATGGACAAAGAGAAATTCAAAGAGATCGAAGAGAAAATGCGAGAGGGGATTAAAGAGGGAGTCAGAGAGAAAAATATGGGGGTTGGAGCGGGTTCGGATGAAATAGAAAGTCACGAAGCGCAAAAGGAAACTGAGGGAGTCCTGGGAGAAGAATGTGGAGAGATGGAATCAGAAAGAGATGACGGATCGGTGGACAGAGTGCGAAACACGGCGGATGGACCTGCACAGTCGACTAACGCTGGTGATCTGCAGCCCAGTGGACCAGAAG GCTCATTGAACAATGAGAAAGAAGAAGTAGTTCCCTCCTTCCGGAATTGTATCTTCTCCAGCCTCTTCCTCACGCAGCTGCTTTGGTTCTCAGTCATTCAGATGCGGATTATATTGTTTATCGGGACGATAAATCCCATGTTGGATTTCCTGGCGGACGGTGATCCCGGGCAAG TCAGCAAGTTTACAAACGCCCTTGGTATTATCCAATTATGCGGCATCTTGTGCGCGCCATGGAATGGGTTGATCTTCGACCGACACAAACGGAGAAACAAGCGGTTGGACACATCAG GCTCGGCTGTCTCTGAGAAACTGGCGGACATGCAATCGGCGGTGCTGTCTCTCGCCATTACCGTCACGTTCTCTGTCGCCTTCACGGTGTGCGCCGCCATCCCCGTGTTGGAGGTTCATTACCTGACCTTCATCCTGCAAACGGTCAACCGCGCCTTCCTGTACGGCGGACTCAGCACGTTCATCGTCATTAC GTTCCCTCTGTGTCACTATGGGAAAACCTTGGGGATGACGCTGGCTCTGGCAGCCGTGGTCTCTCTGCTCCAGTATCCCTGCTTTATCCTCGTCAATGGACCTTTGCAGGGAAACCCATTGTACGTAAGTATCAGATTGTTGAGGTTTCTGTGA